TAGGCTTTATGAAAGAATATGTACATTAATATACCACGAAGCTAAGCAACTAGCAGAAATGGATACATTTCCGGACGATGACAAAGATTTATTCATGGAACAAAGTAAGATATTCGCATAGTTTGACACAAGGGTTTTTGGGAGTGTTTGTAGGAAAGAGTTATTACATAAAACACAggagtaaaataaataaaaaggtgTTTAGCTGTGCCTTGGGTTGTGTGGCTGCAGCTTGGGTGGGTGGCTGTGCCTTGGGTTGTGTGGCTGCAGCTTATGTGGTTGGCTTGGGTGGGTGAGTGGTGGATGTCTGCAATGGTGTGTGGCTGCAGCTTGTGTGGTTGGTTGGTGGTTGCACCTTTGGTTGTTAGGCTGCAGCTTATGTGGTTGGCTTGGGTGGTTGCACCTTCAATTGTTTGGCTGCAGCTTATGTTGTTGGCTTGGGCTTGGGTGgctacagattatactgttgaCTGGAGCTTGTGTGGGTGTCGTTGGCTTTAATGGATAGATGGTACGATTGTGATTAGCCACTTAATAGTGCTACCTTCTGTTTCCTTTTCATATTACCATTATGTATGTATATTTCAGTTGCCATATGTGGCCATGCAGGATTTTATCAGTTTCTGAACCCAAAATGGCTACAGCTAGTTTTATCATGGCAATCTGAAAGCGGTTGCTATAAGATAAATGATGAAAGTGAAGAAGATGAAGAAGACAGTGATAAGGATGAGCATGTGCAACGCGAGATGTTTGGAGGTGACAATAAAGAACAGAGCATTCAAAATGAACATCAGGATATTATTGTACAAGAATTTGACAATGGAGATATTAGGTAAGTGTACAGAGTTCACAAATACTACAGAACAGGTCAGACTTTCATGAAGCACCAAGTGAAAACACAACTGCTCAAAAACAGAATGGCTGTGATACGTAACAAACTTCTTCAATTTTTATTAGGACTACTGATGTTAATTATATCAAGTTGAGAACTCTGCTAGTAATTTCTAGCGATGCTTATTCAGATTGATAGTCTTAATAAGAATGCATATCCTAGGTTTCTAAATATAAACGAACAACCTTCATTTTAGAATAAGATGGACACCCTAAGTTTCTAGTTTTAAAGTAGAAAAATATAGTAGCTACTCcatgattatgattttttttacagaagagGGGTTAAACCAGCTGAAATTACTTCAAAATTCACAGGAAGAAAATTATTGAAAGAAATAGTTCTACCAAATACAggtaaatttctaaaattaggcctactgatatgcattcaagaaaaatattatttgccCATCCTATACTAGATGTTACCTAATAATGAATTTGCTTTTACCTTTTACATTGATAGAGATGGCCTGAAAATGGGCAAGAATTACAGAACGTCATATTGGCTATTGCATATTCAACATATACATaagtttacatttaaaatattcataactcataaatatttaaatttacaggTGGTTGTTTATCTCACATGTCGGGAATAGCAGCCGCTTGCCTTACCATGTTTTTCCGTTACTTCTTGTCGGTGGATAAATACATGGAATTTTTGTCAAGGGATGGAAATATCGGAGTAGATCTAGAAGGAAGAGTTATTCGCGTGCACGCAAATAATCTAGAAAACATTGATCACTTTAAAGACATTACGTTAGATCAAGTTTCCCATGACAAAGATCGATCTGTATCCATAATTGACAAAGTATCCGTGCAGGGTATGATCATGATTTTCATCTGCGTCTGTTTGATGATATGCTTTGTGAAAAATATGAGAAGGGGGAATATTAGAACTTGGATAAAGAGGCGTTTCTGAAGAGAGACGATAGTATACAAATAACGATTGTTTAAGAGTTGAATGGTGCGAATATTGCATGACTTGAAAGATTGAATGCAGAATAGTAAActtttcaactcatgaaatattctcactaTTCAGCAAATACTAAACATGTGCTGCTGTTCTACAGTAAAGtcaacttttattaatttaagtgCAGTGCTCAGATTTTGGCCGCTTAGTAAAACAGTTGGCGCACATTTTAATACCGGTTGGTATTTTAAAGCAAATCAGTCACAGCCTTGTGTTGTGCACAAAGTTTACAAAAAGCTAAATGTGCAATAGTACCATTACATATCGCAAATATTGAACAGCATGTGTAAcagtaattaaccaatcaaatggcaaggataAACTAGGATCATACTAACTAATAATACTACTTGGGCTATTTGGCAaatttttgataaataaataaatacttaatAATACTACTTACTGTTTCTAAACAATTCAACACTATTGGTCCAAATAGTTTGTTAAAACTGATTTTCAAGTTTAATTTAGAATTAGAACAGCCATAACATGCCAGTTCTTTCATTTATAAATACCATTTCTTGATCAAGGTATATTGtataatttgattggttgagaGAAAACAATAACCTGACAGTGTGTGAATCCAAAACCTATTGTCTTTCAACTCATTAAGTGGACCATGTTGTAAACTGTATGTATTTAATACAGTTGTAATTGACAATCAGTTGAAATAAAGACACCAAAACCCAAAAACTCAGAAAGGACAGATTCTACAAAACTCTGTACAATACCACTGTAGTTATTTTACAGTATCCATTGACATAGAAATGTCCACAATGGTTACTgcctagacttgccccaagtcattgtcttttttttaaatttatttgtttttatttatccaaAATCAactagtatacgtatgaaacgccatatgtgccaaaatatttatctttttactaatattaagacaaacctccatctggaacccagactagttACTGctaagaaataaatatatatagaaaGTGTGTGCTGTAGCTGTGCCATTATAGATAAATGCCAAACTATCTGCTGCTTGCTTATCATGTCCGCCCAAAACGTTACTATATATAGTAACTTTTTAACCTAGTTAACCTATAGTTGACTAGGTTAACAGAGGCCTTTTATTCTGTATTCTAAACCTAGTCAACCTATAGTTGACTAGTTTAACAAAGAGGTCTTTTATTCTGCATTCTTAGTAAATGCAGacgtatacagtacatacataagTGTGTGCTGTAGCTGTGTCATTATAGATAAATGCCAAAATATCTGCTACTTGCTTATAATGTCCGCCCAAAACGTTACTATATAGTAACTTTTTAACCTAGTCAACCTTGACTAGATTAACAAAGAGGCCTTTTATTCTGCATTCGAAGTATGTTAATGTCATTTACGTATAGGACTATCACGACAGTTATGCTCAGAAAGAATGGGGCCCCAGACATTTCATGTTATGGTGACTCTGTTGCTTTTGGGGTCCCAGGACATGATGTCATGTTATGGTGACTCTGTTGCTTTTGGGGTCCCAGGACATGATGTCACATAAATGAAATgagataatttttttaaacaaattgagtATGTACATATTGATTTGATCACCGATTATTATATTTGgatgtttataataaattgttattttaattgttttacgTAGAAAggcaataaaaatgttttatgttaTTACAAGTTGTCAATGGGTGTCTCTGTAAAATCGTAGAAACGCACATTTCACAACAAACGAGAGCAAAATCCATCCCGGAATCCATCACTTGATGATCGCCGGCGACGGGTTATGATTCTGCTTGAATAATAGACCATCGCAGCCGTGtaataaataatgtgtatagGAAAAAGAACACAGTGAAGACCATCCTGGATATCGCGGCGGACAAAAAAATGGTCAGAATTTATGATCTAAAAACCATTGTCATATATTGCGTGTGTATATTAATGAGACAACTATTACAATATATTGTAATCTcagttttatacagtatttcatatCTAACTGCACGCTTTCAAAGCTAAAAGGCCTAATAGCCAGCAACATCGTTTAGACGTTTTTTCATCCACATCTCAGAAATTATCTATATCGTCCAACTTCCTTCgtgttgtaggcctacgtaaCAACCTATCGATCTTTATCCGTTGCTTGGTTATAGGTGAAGCGACACATTAAATGCCCTTTCAAAGACACCTATTGTTTTTTTGTCTATCGATTTTCCACTGTATTAGTTGTACTTCTTATCGACCTGTGTCTTTAAACAACTAAATTTTACAATAACTTTAGTTTAAAATGAAGACGTACgtatacatacattatactCATTATGTGTAAAGAGAAAACAAGCAATTACACTATACTTACAAGCAAAACAATAGCTTTAAATCAAGGTTGAAGTTTGTTGAATTATTTAGTATTTATTACCCCTTTGGAAATAGGGGCTGCAATGATTAACCATTACTGAGGTGTTgcttgttgtaggcctacttagaaaataaatattcgTCCGAAAAACCGACATTAAGTCGCCGTCAAAGCAATAACATGGTTTAAATAACAGCATGGAAGTGGAGAAGAGACTATGGCTACacacatttataaatacaagtgcattgtcattttttatagCCACATTTTCGGCTCAAAAAAGAGCGGCTACACAGAGTTATTGTAGTCTGCGTTTCTTGTTACTTTATAAAAATGGCAGACGATTCATGGATGTTACCGTATAGACAACAATTACGTCAACGGAACAAGAAATCGTCGAAGG
The window above is part of the Antedon mediterranea chromosome 10, ecAntMedi1.1, whole genome shotgun sequence genome. Proteins encoded here:
- the LOC140060079 gene encoding UPF0764 protein C16orf89-like isoform X1 gives rise to the protein MIKMSWYFLLHFTAIILSFLTKLNAAENSAGIQDVNGALTRLLYFLDDQHRMINVDCIFSLRMVEGQLASVQDSYAEGNLPHVHNTIINSLNNLRKKTGLINRKALGYTLGRDPAYTKSFLRVIDTPFQIKYMFREIQPGFSPKKERGIDADFTEDLSDKCVSNLLGSEMFEPCTFTNECWHFLTMPDTSGYTTTHQALFLLIAEKANCMYKIADKAAEVGLYSIDRLYERICTLIYHEAKQLAEMDTFPDDDKDLFMEQIAICGHAGFYQFLNPKWLQLVLSWQSESGCYKINDESEEDEEDSDKDEHVQREMFGGDNKEQSIQNEHQDIIVQEFDNGDIRRGVKPAEITSKFTGRKLLKEIVLPNTGGCLSHMSGIAAACLTMFFRYFLSVDKYMEFLSRDGNIGVDLEGRVIRVHANNLENIDHFKDITLDQVSHDKDRSVSIIDKVSVQGMIMIFICVCLMICFVKNMRRGNIRTWIKRRF
- the LOC140060079 gene encoding UPF0764 protein C16orf89-like isoform X2 produces the protein MIKMSWYFLLHFTAIILSFLTKLNAAENSAGIQDVNGALTRLLYFLDDQHRMINVDCIFSLRMVEGQLASVQDSYAEGNLPHVHNTIINSLNNLRKKTGLINRKALGYTLGRDPAYTKSFLRVIDTPFQIKYMFREIQPGFSPKKERGIDDFTEDLSDKCVSNLLGSEMFEPCTFTNECWHFLTMPDTSGYTTTHQALFLLIAEKANCMYKIADKAAEVGLYSIDRLYERICTLIYHEAKQLAEMDTFPDDDKDLFMEQIAICGHAGFYQFLNPKWLQLVLSWQSESGCYKINDESEEDEEDSDKDEHVQREMFGGDNKEQSIQNEHQDIIVQEFDNGDIRRGVKPAEITSKFTGRKLLKEIVLPNTGGCLSHMSGIAAACLTMFFRYFLSVDKYMEFLSRDGNIGVDLEGRVIRVHANNLENIDHFKDITLDQVSHDKDRSVSIIDKVSVQGMIMIFICVCLMICFVKNMRRGNIRTWIKRRF